In Marivirga salinae, a single window of DNA contains:
- a CDS encoding MarR family winged helix-turn-helix transcriptional regulator, whose product MQEAEKYSRYSFLLDKTARRVKQYAKQRFRELGWTITIDQWAVLKQLYDKGEVNQRELASNTFKDHPTMTRIIDLLKAKELIERKPHPADRRSFIIALTPEGKSMVEECLPEVQKIRMKAWENLSDKDFQEFKRILESIYQNLS is encoded by the coding sequence ATGCAAGAAGCTGAGAAATATAGTCGATATTCATTTTTATTGGATAAAACAGCACGGAGGGTAAAGCAATATGCTAAGCAAAGATTCAGGGAATTAGGCTGGACGATCACGATTGACCAATGGGCAGTTTTAAAGCAATTGTACGATAAAGGCGAAGTAAATCAGAGGGAATTGGCGAGTAATACTTTCAAAGATCACCCCACCATGACCCGTATTATTGATTTATTGAAAGCCAAGGAATTGATAGAGCGTAAGCCGCATCCAGCTGATAGAAGAAGCTTTATAATAGCTTTAACACCTGAAGGTAAATCTATGGTGGAAGAATGTCTTCCCGAGGTACAAAAAATCAGGATGAAAGCTTGGGAAAATCTTTCAGATAAAGATTTTCAAGAGTTTAAAAGGATCTTGGAGAGTATTTATCAGAATTTGTCTTAA